The following coding sequences are from one Saccopteryx bilineata isolate mSacBil1 chromosome 3, mSacBil1_pri_phased_curated, whole genome shotgun sequence window:
- the TRNP1 gene encoding TMF-regulated nuclear protein 1, with amino-acid sequence MPGCRISACGPGAQEGAVEPGSPRPPPQEPLPSPQPPPPTPTLTPTQASSLPEATPASVGSAEGQELQRWRQGANGGAGGTGTAGGAGGGAGTAGAGGRALELAEARRRLLEVEGRRRLVSELESRVLQLHRVFLAAELRLAHRAESLGRLGGGVAQAELYLAAHGSRLKKGSRRGRRGRPPALLASALGLGSCMPWSTGRLRRGHGPDPDSPFRRSPPRGPASPQR; translated from the coding sequence ATGCCGGGCTGCCGCATCAGCGCCTGCGGCCCGGGGGCCCAGGAAGGGGCagtggaacccgggtccccgcggCCGCCGCCTCAGGAGCCCCTGCCATCCCCTCAGCCCCCGCCCCCAACTCCGACCTTGACCCCGACCCAGGCCTCGTCGCTGCCAGAGGCGACCCCGGCGTCAGTGGGCTCGGCCGAGGGGCAGGAGCTGCAGCGCTGGCGCCAGGGCGCTAACGGGGGTGCGGGGGGCACCGGGACGGCAGGGGGCGCGGGCGGCGGCGCGGGCACAGCTGGGGCAGGGGGCCGCGCACTGGAGCTGGCCGAAGCGCGCCGGCGACTGCTGGAGGTGGAGGGCCGCCGGCGCCTAGTGTCGGAGCTGGAGAGCCGCGTGCTGCAGCTGCACCGCGTCTTCCTGGCGGCGGAGCTGCGCCTGGCGCACCGCGCTGAGAGCCTGGGCCGCCTGGGCGGCGGCGTGGCGCAGGCCGAGCTCTACCTGGCGGCGCACGGGTCGCGTCTCAAGAAGGGCTCGCGCCGCGGCCGCCGTGGCCGCCCGCCGGCGCTGCTCGCCTCGGCGCTGGGTCTGGGTAGCTGCATGCCCTGGAGCACCGGACGCCTGCGGCGGGGCCACGGCCCCGACCCGGACTCGCCCTTCCGCCGAAGCCCGCCCCGCGGCCCCGCCTCTCCCCAGCGCTGA